A portion of the Pseudarthrobacter defluvii genome contains these proteins:
- a CDS encoding sugar kinase, translating into MTAPALDPVGLLTFGESMVSLRSTGPLANGGTLNMQVAGAESNVAIGVARLGHTSAWAGAVGADPHGEFIVKQLRGEGVHLHHSVHPDRSTGVMFLEQRTADLSRAFYYRAGSAGATISRDHVAAALDGGARILHLTGITPALSAEARDAVEYAAERAAGEGIVVSFDVNYRSKLWSRDQARAVLGLLARHATIVIASDDELDLIAPPQAGSGAAGGEACAAARLLEAGVREVVVKRGAAGAAVYTAEGLLEAPALAVTCLDTVGAGDAFTAGYLSALLGGAKVPERLHRGILAGAFAVSTRGDWEGLPRPEELALLDAARGSTQR; encoded by the coding sequence ATGACTGCTCCGGCACTGGACCCGGTGGGCCTGCTGACTTTCGGCGAGTCCATGGTTTCGCTCCGGTCCACCGGCCCCCTGGCGAACGGCGGAACGCTGAACATGCAGGTGGCTGGGGCCGAATCCAACGTTGCCATCGGCGTGGCACGCCTGGGCCACACGTCCGCCTGGGCAGGGGCCGTGGGGGCGGACCCGCATGGCGAGTTCATCGTGAAGCAGCTCCGGGGCGAGGGCGTCCACCTGCACCACAGCGTGCATCCGGACCGCAGCACGGGCGTGATGTTCCTGGAACAGCGCACCGCAGACCTCAGCAGGGCCTTCTACTACCGCGCAGGTTCTGCGGGCGCCACCATCTCACGGGACCATGTCGCTGCCGCGCTGGACGGAGGTGCCCGGATTCTGCACCTCACCGGCATCACGCCGGCACTCAGCGCCGAGGCTCGTGACGCGGTGGAGTATGCCGCCGAGCGGGCTGCCGGCGAAGGCATTGTCGTTTCCTTCGACGTGAACTACCGCAGCAAGCTGTGGTCCCGGGACCAGGCGAGGGCCGTGCTCGGCCTCCTGGCGCGGCACGCCACCATCGTCATAGCGTCCGACGACGAACTGGACCTGATTGCCCCACCCCAGGCGGGGAGCGGGGCGGCTGGCGGCGAGGCCTGTGCCGCTGCCCGGCTGCTGGAGGCGGGGGTCCGGGAAGTGGTGGTAAAGCGGGGCGCCGCCGGCGCCGCCGTCTATACAGCCGAAGGCCTTCTCGAAGCGCCCGCCCTCGCCGTGACCTGCCTGGACACCGTCGGGGCCGGCGACGCATTCACCGCCGGCTACCTTTCGGCTCTGCTCGGCGGTGCAAAAGTTCCCGAACGCCTGCACCGCGGCATCCTTGCCGGCGCCTTCGCAGTCAGCACCCGCGGCGACTGGGAAGGGCTGCCCCGTCCCGAAGAACTTGCCCTGCTCGATGCCGCCAGGGGCAGCACCCAGCGCTGA